From Homalodisca vitripennis isolate AUS2020 chromosome 1, UT_GWSS_2.1, whole genome shotgun sequence, the proteins below share one genomic window:
- the LOC124372070 gene encoding zinc finger protein-like 1 homolog isoform X1 encodes MGLCKCPKRRVTNQFCFEHRVNVCEYCIVTKHPKCVVQSYLRWLQDCDYSPKCVLCSKDLIIEDCVRLTCYHVFHWACLDQYARRMPATTAPAGYTCPSCKVGIFPPTNLVSQVADVLREKLAGVNWARIGLGLPLLSEEVEPNKVNPVKNHVSNTTPLDNMVDGHRNSHDAVVHVEEPVITYSRTDSSGQQSRRVYKAVEEITPVGFDHDENKYKRKSFLEWFKRWLNSTSNNRRYHSGSLPSRYCKLAIGLVVAIFMIIIFVRLGRLSVADDPALDPMSNPNIKVNE; translated from the exons ATGGGCCTCTGTAAATGTCCAAAACGTAGAGTGACaaatcagttttgttttgaaCACAGAGTAAATGTCTGCGAGTATTGTATAGTTACTAAGCATCCAAAG TGTGTGGTGCAGTCCTATTTGCGCTGGCTGCAGGACTGTGATTACAGTCCAAAATGTGTTCTGTGTTCCAAGGATTTGATCATTGAAGATTGTGTCCGACTCACATGTTACC ATGTGTTCCACTGGGCGTGCCTGGACCAGTATGCCCGCAGGATGCCTGCCACAACAGCCCCAGCTGGTTATACATGCCCGTCGTGTAAGGTGGGCATCTTCCCCCCCACAAACCTTGTATCGCAAGTTGCTGATGTGCTGCGAGAGAAACTGGCCGGAGTCAACTGGGCTCGGATTGGCCTTGGCTTGCCTctg CTAAGTGAAGAGGTGGAACCAAATAAAGTGAACCCCGTCAAGAATCATGTATCAAACACTACGCCTCTTGACAATATGGTGGATGGACACAGGAACTCTCATGATGCTGTGGTTCACGTGGAAGAGCCTGTTATAACCTACAGCCGGACAGACTCGTCAG gtCAGCAGTCAAGACGAGTTTACAAGGCAGTTGAAGAGATTACTCCGGTTGGTTTTGATCACGATGAAAACAAATACAAGAGGAAATCTTTTTTGGAATGGTTTAAGCGATGGCTGAA CAGTACCAGTAACAACAGGCGATACCACTCTGGGTCACTGCCATCCCGTTACTGTAAGCTGGCTATTGGTCTGGTTGTGGCCATCTTCATGATCATCATATTCGTCAGACTCGGCCGTCTCTCCGTCGCTGATGATCCAGCCTTGGATCCAATGAGTAATCCTAACATCAAAGTCAACGAGTAA
- the LOC124372070 gene encoding zinc finger protein-like 1 homolog isoform X2 has protein sequence MGLCKCPKRRVTNQFCFEHRVNVCEYCIVTKHPKCVVQSYLRWLQDCDYSPKCVLCSKDLIIEDCVRLTCYHVFHWACLDQYARRMPATTAPAGYTCPSCKVGIFPPTNLVSQVADVLREKLAGVNWARIGLGLPLLSEEVEPNKVNPVKNHVSNTTPLDNMVDGHRNSHDAVVHVEEPVITYSRTDSSGQQSRRVYKAVEEITPVGFDHDENKYKRKSFLEWFKRWLNTSNNRRYHSGSLPSRYCKLAIGLVVAIFMIIIFVRLGRLSVADDPALDPMSNPNIKVNE, from the exons ATGGGCCTCTGTAAATGTCCAAAACGTAGAGTGACaaatcagttttgttttgaaCACAGAGTAAATGTCTGCGAGTATTGTATAGTTACTAAGCATCCAAAG TGTGTGGTGCAGTCCTATTTGCGCTGGCTGCAGGACTGTGATTACAGTCCAAAATGTGTTCTGTGTTCCAAGGATTTGATCATTGAAGATTGTGTCCGACTCACATGTTACC ATGTGTTCCACTGGGCGTGCCTGGACCAGTATGCCCGCAGGATGCCTGCCACAACAGCCCCAGCTGGTTATACATGCCCGTCGTGTAAGGTGGGCATCTTCCCCCCCACAAACCTTGTATCGCAAGTTGCTGATGTGCTGCGAGAGAAACTGGCCGGAGTCAACTGGGCTCGGATTGGCCTTGGCTTGCCTctg CTAAGTGAAGAGGTGGAACCAAATAAAGTGAACCCCGTCAAGAATCATGTATCAAACACTACGCCTCTTGACAATATGGTGGATGGACACAGGAACTCTCATGATGCTGTGGTTCACGTGGAAGAGCCTGTTATAACCTACAGCCGGACAGACTCGTCAG gtCAGCAGTCAAGACGAGTTTACAAGGCAGTTGAAGAGATTACTCCGGTTGGTTTTGATCACGATGAAAACAAATACAAGAGGAAATCTTTTTTGGAATGGTTTAAGCGATGGCTGAA TACCAGTAACAACAGGCGATACCACTCTGGGTCACTGCCATCCCGTTACTGTAAGCTGGCTATTGGTCTGGTTGTGGCCATCTTCATGATCATCATATTCGTCAGACTCGGCCGTCTCTCCGTCGCTGATGATCCAGCCTTGGATCCAATGAGTAATCCTAACATCAAAGTCAACGAGTAA